From a region of the uncultured Desulfatiglans sp. genome:
- a CDS encoding hypothetical protein (Evidence 5 : Unknown function) — MVFLANFGVNLHVCLCGDLQVASAQTFDFLDIGQKSSLPDWKPSSIRKWSFWPISASICTFACAATCRSPPHKRLISLVLTKPGPAAKRWD, encoded by the coding sequence ATGGTCTTTTTGGCCAATTTCGGCGTCAATCTGCACGTTTGCTTGTGCGGCGACCTGCAGGTCGCCTCCGCACAAACGTTTGATTTCCTTGATATTGGCCAAAAATCCTCACTTCCGGATTGGAAACCGAGCTCTATCCGGAAATGGTCTTTTTGGCCAATCTCGGCGTCAATCTGCACGTTTGCTTGTGCGGCGACCTGCAGGTCGCCTCCGCACAAACGTTTGATTTCATTAGTATTAACTAAACCGGGACCCGCCGCGAAGCGGTGGGACTGA
- the livH gene encoding leucine/isoleucine/valine transporter subunit; membrane component of ABC superfamily (Evidence 2a : Function from experimental evidences in other organisms; PubMedId : 14702302, 2195019, 3009409; Product type t : transporter), whose protein sequence is MEAFFSAAILCDQLINGLTIGGIYALIALGYTLVYGILFMINFAHGEIFMFGSFAGYAALTFLLQHGVMERHPLASILAAFLAAMVVSALLGTILERVAYRPLRRASRLAPLISAIGASIFLQNVMLIIIKGRMQVYPDVLHETFFEIGWFSISNFQIMIILGSFLLMAGLYLFIQRTRIGRAMRAVAEDRSAAALMGIDVNRIIMITFVIGSALAAAAGVMVGMYYTQINHMMGFIPGIKAFTAAVLGGIGNVPGAMLGGLFLGLAEAFGVLFMPAQYKDVIAFALLVLVLIFRPRGILGEVVSEKV, encoded by the coding sequence ATGGAAGCTTTTTTCAGCGCCGCAATCCTCTGCGATCAACTGATCAACGGATTGACCATCGGGGGGATCTACGCCCTGATCGCCCTCGGCTACACCCTCGTCTACGGCATCCTCTTCATGATCAATTTCGCCCATGGTGAGATCTTCATGTTCGGCTCGTTTGCCGGCTACGCAGCCCTCACGTTTCTTCTTCAACACGGCGTCATGGAGCGACACCCCCTTGCCTCCATCCTCGCGGCCTTTCTGGCGGCCATGGTTGTCTCCGCACTGCTAGGGACCATCCTCGAACGGGTCGCCTACCGGCCTCTGCGCCGGGCCTCGCGGCTCGCCCCCCTCATCAGCGCCATCGGGGCATCCATCTTTCTCCAGAACGTCATGCTGATCATCATCAAGGGCCGTATGCAGGTCTACCCCGACGTGCTGCACGAGACCTTTTTCGAAATCGGCTGGTTCAGCATCTCCAACTTTCAGATCATGATTATCCTCGGGTCTTTCTTGCTGATGGCCGGTCTTTACCTATTCATTCAACGCACGCGGATCGGGCGCGCCATGCGCGCCGTCGCCGAAGACAGGTCAGCGGCCGCCCTCATGGGTATCGACGTCAACCGGATCATCATGATCACCTTCGTGATCGGCTCGGCCCTGGCGGCCGCGGCCGGTGTCATGGTGGGCATGTACTACACGCAGATCAATCACATGATGGGATTCATCCCGGGCATCAAGGCGTTTACGGCTGCTGTCCTCGGCGGGATCGGCAACGTGCCGGGCGCCATGCTGGGAGGTCTCTTTCTGGGCCTCGCCGAGGCCTTCGGCGTGCTTTTCATGCCGGCCCAATACAAGGATGTCATTGCCTTCGCCCTTCTGGTCCTGGTCCTGATTTTCCGGCCGCGGGGGATCCTGGGCGAAGTGGTATCCGAAAAGGTGTGA
- a CDS encoding Enoyl-CoA hydratase/isomerase — translation MSDNKSIRIERHHHVAWLIMDRAEKRNALGTGFFDELEERACELDRDPEVRVVVIRAEGKSFTAGIDLADLSGMLQGGGARDRETVRRTIVRFQESISWLERCRKPVIAAIHGHCIGGGVDLACACDIRMASRDAVFSIRETRMGIIADLGTLQRFPSLVGQGWFMELALTGRDFSADEALRMGFITRLSEGQEGLIEEASRLAEDIAALPPLAVQGVKDVAFHSRDFGVQAGLQYVAQKNAAQLPSEDLMEAIQAFREKRPPQFKGK, via the coding sequence GTGTCCGATAATAAATCGATCAGAATCGAAAGGCATCATCATGTGGCGTGGTTGATCATGGATAGGGCTGAAAAACGCAATGCCTTGGGGACCGGGTTTTTTGACGAACTCGAGGAACGGGCCTGTGAACTGGATCGGGACCCGGAGGTCAGGGTGGTGGTCATACGCGCCGAAGGCAAGAGCTTTACAGCGGGGATCGATCTCGCTGATCTTTCGGGGATGCTGCAGGGCGGCGGGGCGAGGGATCGTGAGACGGTGCGCCGGACCATCGTTCGTTTCCAGGAAAGTATCTCGTGGCTCGAACGATGCCGCAAACCGGTTATTGCCGCGATACACGGACACTGCATCGGCGGCGGGGTCGATCTCGCCTGCGCGTGCGATATCCGTATGGCCAGCCGGGATGCCGTTTTTTCGATTCGGGAGACCCGTATGGGCATTATCGCCGATCTTGGCACGCTGCAGCGGTTCCCATCGCTCGTCGGGCAGGGGTGGTTCATGGAGCTGGCTTTGACCGGAAGGGACTTCAGTGCGGATGAAGCCCTCAGGATGGGTTTCATTACCCGGTTGAGCGAGGGACAAGAGGGCCTGATAGAGGAGGCTTCCCGTCTTGCTGAGGACATCGCCGCGTTGCCGCCGCTGGCCGTGCAGGGAGTCAAGGATGTGGCGTTTCACAGCCGGGATTTCGGAGTTCAGGCCGGGCTTCAGTATGTGGCGCAGAAAAACGCCGCCCAGCTGCCTTCCGAAGATCTGATGGAGGCCATCCAGGCGTTCAGAGAAAAGCGGCCGCCGCAATTCAAAGGCAAATAG
- a CDS encoding leucine/isoleucine/valine transporter subunit; membrane component of ABC superfamily (fragment), with protein MKSPAPLFRKIPPAVSLSAVILFTAVLPPVVGNYWSQVLGDIGIYMMLGIGLNVVVGFARLLDLGYVAFFGIGAYGYALMASPQFGMHVPFWLMLPVCVALAAAGGALLGIPVLRLRGDYLAIVTLGFGEIIRVILNNLDPLTNGPRGLLRIDPPFLGATPINNPQRWYYLILAGVLVAAFTADRLNNSRIGRAWIAMREDQDAAAVMGIDILKYKLLAFTIGASFAGAGGAIFAARQGAIFPENFSLMVSINVLCLIIIGGMGSIPGVILGAVVLIGLPEMLRGTEQYRMLSFGALLVIMMIFRPSGLLPASRRRPAAAAPREPE; from the coding sequence TTGAAATCGCCTGCACCCCTCTTCCGGAAGATCCCGCCCGCCGTTTCGCTGTCGGCCGTCATCCTTTTCACGGCTGTTTTGCCGCCGGTCGTCGGCAACTATTGGTCTCAGGTCCTCGGCGACATCGGCATCTACATGATGCTGGGGATCGGACTGAATGTGGTCGTGGGCTTCGCGAGGCTGCTGGATCTCGGATATGTCGCTTTTTTCGGGATCGGGGCCTACGGATATGCCCTGATGGCCTCCCCCCAGTTCGGGATGCATGTTCCCTTCTGGTTGATGCTCCCGGTCTGCGTGGCCCTCGCGGCGGCCGGAGGAGCCCTCCTCGGCATCCCGGTCCTGCGTCTGCGCGGTGACTATCTCGCTATCGTCACCCTGGGCTTCGGAGAGATCATCCGGGTGATCTTGAACAACCTCGATCCCCTTACCAACGGCCCTCGCGGCCTCCTGCGGATCGACCCGCCTTTCCTGGGTGCAACCCCGATCAACAACCCGCAGCGATGGTATTATCTGATCCTTGCCGGTGTGCTTGTGGCGGCCTTCACAGCCGATCGGTTGAACAACTCGCGCATCGGCCGTGCATGGATCGCCATGCGCGAAGACCAGGACGCCGCCGCGGTCATGGGCATCGACATCCTCAAGTACAAACTGCTCGCGTTCACCATCGGCGCCTCTTTCGCGGGCGCCGGAGGCGCCATATTCGCCGCCCGGCAGGGGGCCATATTCCCCGAAAACTTCTCTCTCATGGTCTCCATCAATGTCCTTTGCCTGATCATCATCGGAGGCATGGGAAGCATCCCGGGGGTCATATTGGGTGCCGTCGTCCTGATCGGACTGCCGGAGATGCTGAGAGGAACCGAGCAGTATCGCATGCTGTCCTTCGGGGCCCTCCTGGTGATCATGATGATCTTCCGGCCGTCCGGTCTCCTACCCGCCTCCAGGCGCAGACCCGCTGCCGCCGCACCACGGGAGCCTGAATGA
- a CDS encoding conserved hypothetical protein (Evidence 4 : Unknown function but conserved in other organisms), translated as MPFSVPSTLRRKRSLLKPHLSLKTRLHLITLLIILITVVPRTSSARFPLLFQETQSKLKALIQAEVSGTELVCSGEIICGILFIPDFYASRDYRPAWGLEKQDYRNAEDLISAIRQADEDGLTPSDYHLGNLSRMMQGIQQAYREDTGPSAQDLAEADLLLTDAFLLFGSHLLGGRVNPETIHTDWKAFRHNADMSAILSRALEEQSVGATLDRLRPPHPGYKALKEALAKRRSEAPRDGWPEVPPGPTLRMGDQDPRVAALRQRLAAEGYPLFDMGDPTYFDAVLKQAVADFQTRNGLAVDGIVGKNTLYALNLPPEARIRQIEINLERWRWIPRKLGYRHILVNIAGFSLQMVEHEKPVGRMRVVVGRPYRKTPVFSSEMTYLVFNPYWNVPHKLAVEDIAPLVRKDPGYLRRQGIKVLSGWEESSAEVDPASIDWSQITKQNFPYRMRQNPGPLNALGSIKFMFPNKYSVYLHDTPKRYLFDRSIRGFSSGCIRVEKPLELALFLLKESNGWTIERIQEAIDARVTRTVSLSKPVPIHLLYWTAWIDEGGELRFCNDIYDRDAALDIALRKRPTAADR; from the coding sequence ATGCCCTTCAGCGTTCCATCAACCCTGCGACGGAAAAGGAGCCTTTTGAAACCGCATCTGTCTCTGAAAACGCGGCTGCATCTCATCACTCTGCTGATCATCCTGATTACCGTCGTGCCGCGGACTTCATCCGCCCGGTTCCCCTTGCTCTTCCAGGAAACTCAATCCAAACTCAAGGCCTTGATCCAAGCGGAGGTAAGCGGGACAGAACTCGTCTGCTCCGGTGAAATCATCTGTGGAATCCTTTTCATTCCGGACTTCTATGCCTCCCGTGATTATCGCCCGGCGTGGGGGCTCGAAAAACAGGATTACCGGAATGCCGAGGATCTGATCTCCGCAATCCGGCAGGCCGATGAGGACGGACTGACGCCCTCCGACTACCACCTCGGTAACCTGAGCCGGATGATGCAGGGCATCCAGCAGGCCTATCGGGAAGACACCGGACCCTCAGCTCAAGACCTCGCAGAGGCGGATCTGCTCCTGACCGATGCTTTCCTGCTGTTCGGTTCTCATCTGCTCGGCGGACGGGTCAACCCCGAAACGATCCACACGGACTGGAAGGCTTTCAGGCACAATGCGGATATGTCGGCGATCCTTTCAAGGGCGCTTGAAGAGCAGTCCGTCGGTGCGACACTGGATCGCCTTCGTCCACCCCATCCGGGGTACAAGGCCCTCAAAGAGGCGCTGGCGAAACGCCGCAGTGAAGCGCCTAGGGATGGATGGCCCGAAGTGCCCCCCGGACCGACACTCCGGATGGGTGACCAGGACCCGCGAGTCGCCGCGTTGCGCCAGCGGCTGGCCGCCGAAGGATATCCCCTTTTCGATATGGGCGATCCGACGTATTTCGACGCGGTGCTCAAGCAGGCCGTCGCGGATTTTCAAACGCGCAACGGCCTCGCCGTTGACGGCATAGTTGGAAAAAACACCCTTTACGCCTTGAACCTACCCCCTGAAGCCCGCATCCGCCAGATTGAAATCAACCTCGAGCGCTGGCGGTGGATTCCCAGAAAGCTCGGATATCGTCATATCCTCGTCAATATAGCGGGTTTCAGTCTGCAGATGGTGGAACACGAAAAGCCCGTGGGGCGAATGAGGGTCGTCGTAGGCAGGCCCTACAGAAAAACACCCGTTTTCAGCAGTGAAATGACCTACCTGGTCTTCAACCCATACTGGAACGTACCCCACAAACTGGCCGTCGAAGACATCGCCCCTCTGGTGCGGAAGGATCCGGGCTATCTCAGGCGCCAGGGGATCAAAGTCCTGAGCGGTTGGGAGGAAAGCTCTGCAGAGGTCGACCCCGCCTCGATCGACTGGTCACAGATCACGAAACAAAACTTCCCATACCGCATGAGGCAAAACCCCGGTCCGCTCAACGCGCTCGGGTCCATCAAATTCATGTTTCCCAACAAGTACTCGGTTTATCTGCACGACACACCCAAACGATACCTTTTCGACCGAAGCATCAGGGGGTTCAGCTCCGGGTGCATCCGTGTCGAAAAACCTTTGGAGCTCGCTCTCTTTCTCTTGAAAGAATCAAACGGCTGGACGATCGAACGGATACAGGAGGCCATAGACGCCCGCGTAACCCGCACCGTCTCTCTTTCCAAACCTGTGCCCATTCATCTGCTTTACTGGACAGCCTGGATCGATGAGGGCGGGGAACTGCGTTTCTGCAATGACATTTACGACCGCGACGCGGCCCTCGACATAGCCCTGAGGAAACGCCCCACCGCCGCCGATCGGTGA
- a CDS encoding FAD linked oxidase domain protein has product MDQLDRLEGGIVFARGRSYGDSALASQVLLTNRFDRVLDFNAGEGIITCQSGMTLAEIIQAFLPRQWFLKVTPGTKAVSVGGAIAGDVHGKNHHIHGCFSESVISFNLLVPSGEILTCSRTENPELFHATCGGMGLTGVILETTLQLRRVPGPNIIEKRFRCSSLEEVLERFDENRHVTYSVAWIDCLARGRSQGRSILMCGEHVPEKDAEKSARRPRSHSMPFPLPGFLMNRWSVSLFNHYYFDQCPAKTTEKIVDLDAFFYPLDSIDNWNRLYGSTGFTQYQCVLPKETGKKGLRDILEKTAKAGLGSFLAVLKLLGPANDNMLSFPMEGYTLALDFKIEPKLFPFLERLDRIVLDHGGRLYLSKDVRMPRHVFQAGYQNCERFRALRERYGMKRKFHSLQSKRLGI; this is encoded by the coding sequence ATGGACCAGTTGGACCGCCTCGAAGGCGGTATCGTATTCGCCCGCGGCAGGAGCTACGGCGACAGCGCCCTGGCCTCCCAAGTCCTCCTGACAAACCGTTTTGACAGGGTTTTGGATTTCAATGCCGGCGAAGGGATCATCACCTGCCAGAGCGGCATGACCCTGGCGGAAATCATCCAGGCTTTTCTTCCTCGACAATGGTTCTTGAAGGTCACACCCGGGACCAAGGCCGTCAGTGTAGGCGGAGCCATCGCCGGAGACGTTCACGGCAAAAACCACCATATTCACGGTTGTTTCAGTGAGAGCGTCATCTCCTTCAACCTGCTCGTTCCGAGCGGTGAAATCCTGACGTGCAGCCGCACCGAAAATCCCGAACTGTTTCATGCGACCTGCGGGGGCATGGGCCTGACAGGCGTCATACTGGAAACCACCCTCCAACTCCGGCGAGTGCCGGGCCCCAATATAATTGAGAAACGGTTTCGTTGCAGCAGCCTTGAAGAGGTTCTCGAACGATTCGACGAAAATCGTCATGTGACCTATTCGGTGGCATGGATCGACTGTCTCGCACGCGGCCGCAGCCAGGGGCGCTCGATTCTCATGTGCGGCGAACATGTCCCCGAAAAGGACGCTGAAAAATCTGCGCGTCGACCACGCAGTCATTCGATGCCTTTCCCTCTTCCGGGTTTCCTCATGAACAGATGGTCCGTTTCACTGTTCAACCACTATTATTTCGATCAGTGCCCGGCCAAAACGACCGAGAAGATCGTCGACCTCGACGCCTTCTTTTACCCTTTGGACTCTATCGATAACTGGAACCGTCTGTACGGATCGACCGGTTTTACCCAGTATCAGTGCGTTTTGCCAAAGGAAACCGGCAAAAAAGGACTGAGGGACATCCTGGAAAAAACAGCGAAGGCAGGCCTCGGCTCGTTCCTCGCCGTACTCAAACTGCTTGGACCCGCCAACGACAACATGCTCTCTTTTCCCATGGAAGGATATACCCTGGCGCTCGATTTCAAGATCGAACCGAAGCTTTTCCCCTTTTTGGAGAGGCTGGACCGAATCGTCCTCGACCATGGCGGCAGGCTGTATCTCAGCAAAGATGTGCGTATGCCGCGACACGTATTCCAAGCAGGGTATCAAAACTGCGAACGTTTCCGGGCGTTGAGAGAACGCTACGGCATGAAACGCAAATTCCATTCACTGCAGTCCAAACGTCTGGGGATCTGA
- a CDS encoding putative anti-sigma regulatory factor, serine/threonine protein kinase (Evidence 3 : Putative function from multiple computational evidences) — MITEGERHMVSSEKGRITLPAALENLEDFKEFIVVNAEKAGLDPQKTMEMELAADEILTNIISYAYQGASGDITVTCGTDEEGRFVVETADAGEPFDPLLADIPDVSASLEQREIGGLGLFLVKKMVDETRYERRNARNILRLYKKV; from the coding sequence ATGATCACAGAAGGGGAGCGACATATGGTCTCATCTGAAAAGGGGCGGATCACTCTTCCTGCTGCTTTGGAAAACCTGGAGGATTTCAAAGAGTTCATCGTCGTGAATGCCGAAAAGGCCGGCCTGGATCCTCAGAAAACGATGGAAATGGAACTCGCAGCAGACGAAATCCTGACCAACATCATCTCCTACGCGTACCAAGGCGCATCCGGGGATATCACGGTAACCTGCGGCACCGATGAAGAAGGACGGTTCGTCGTTGAAACAGCCGATGCAGGGGAACCGTTCGATCCTCTTCTGGCGGATATCCCGGATGTCTCGGCCTCCCTCGAGCAGCGCGAGATCGGGGGGCTGGGCCTCTTTCTCGTCAAAAAGATGGTCGACGAAACCCGCTATGAACGGCGGAACGCCCGCAATATTCTGCGGCTCTACAAAAAGGTGTGA
- a CDS encoding hypothetical protein (Evidence 5 : Unknown function) produces METELYPEMVFLANLGVNLHVCLCGDLQVASAQTFDFISIN; encoded by the coding sequence TTGGAAACCGAGCTCTATCCGGAAATGGTCTTTTTGGCCAATCTCGGCGTCAATCTGCACGTTTGCTTGTGCGGCGACCTGCAGGTCGCCTCCGCACAAACGTTTGATTTCATTAGTATTAACTAA
- a CDS encoding UbiA prenyltransferase family protein, which produces MKKSKAIVHLLRPHQYVKNGFIWLPVFFAHKLNDFAAVQHTFYAFVIFCLAASSVYVLNDIIDRESDRNHPVKRERPLAKGILSNAEAYSIFFILISISFTFSIFFLSYHFAAIIACYIVINIFYSIYLKNIAIIDIFCIATGFVLRVFAGATSSNVPVSHWIIIMTFLLAVLIALGKRRDDIMISDSSTEIRKSLKGYNLDFISLSMVIMSSVVIVSYILYCVSNEVVQKYNTENLYLTSFWVLLGILRYMQLVFVHKKGGAPTSILLHDYFLWIVITGWIFTFYWLIYGNGSKIWTGH; this is translated from the coding sequence TTGAAGAAATCAAAGGCTATCGTCCACCTGCTGAGGCCGCACCAATATGTCAAAAACGGCTTCATCTGGCTCCCTGTTTTCTTCGCTCACAAACTCAACGACTTTGCTGCGGTCCAACACACCTTTTACGCTTTCGTTATCTTTTGCCTGGCAGCAAGTAGTGTTTATGTATTAAACGACATCATTGATCGTGAATCCGATAGAAACCATCCGGTGAAAAGGGAAAGACCACTAGCGAAAGGTATCCTGAGCAACGCTGAAGCTTATTCCATCTTTTTCATCCTTATATCTATTTCATTTACATTTTCAATATTTTTTCTATCATATCATTTTGCGGCAATTATTGCATGCTATATCGTTATAAATATTTTTTATTCTATTTATTTGAAAAACATTGCAATCATCGACATATTTTGCATAGCAACCGGTTTCGTTTTAAGGGTATTTGCAGGTGCTACATCATCCAATGTTCCCGTAAGCCATTGGATAATTATCATGACATTTTTACTTGCTGTCTTGATAGCACTGGGTAAGCGAAGAGATGATATAATGATTTCTGATTCATCTACTGAGATAAGAAAATCTTTGAAAGGATATAACCTTGATTTTATCTCTCTTAGCATGGTTATTATGTCATCTGTTGTAATTGTCTCATATATTCTATATTGTGTATCGAATGAAGTCGTTCAGAAATACAATACAGAAAATCTCTACCTGACTTCCTTCTGGGTCCTTCTAGGAATTCTGCGGTATATGCAGCTTGTCTTTGTGCACAAAAAGGGCGGTGCGCCAACCTCGATTCTTTTACATGACTATTTTTTATGGATTGTTATTACCGGGTGGATATTCACCTTTTACTGGCTGATCTATGGCAATGGATCAAAAATATGGACCGGCCATTGA
- the livG gene encoding leucine/isoleucine/valine transporter subunit; ATP-binding component of ABC superfamily (Evidence 2a : Function from experimental evidences in other organisms; PubMedId : 14702302, 2195019; Product type t : transporter) — MKPILQTIHLTKAFGGLTALSALDLEIEERLIVGLIGPNGAGKTTLFNCLTGVIPVTSGDILFRGRSLRGLKSHQITRLGIARTFQNIRLFQDMTAFENILVGRHCRMQAGVWGALSRDQRTRREERDHASSSIRILKLLGLETIQNTPARNLAYGAQRRLEIGRALATDPKLLLLDEPTAGMNPSETAELTALIRTLRDKLDLTILLIEHDMRVVMGLSDRVIVLDHGVRIAEGPPCAVQNHPRVIEAYLGRRGMTATPPASPSQEAPPHP; from the coding sequence ATGAAACCGATCCTTCAAACCATCCACCTGACCAAGGCCTTCGGCGGACTCACGGCCCTCAGCGCCCTCGATCTGGAGATCGAAGAGCGTTTGATCGTGGGACTGATCGGCCCCAACGGGGCGGGCAAGACCACCCTCTTCAACTGCCTGACCGGCGTCATCCCCGTGACTTCCGGAGACATCCTGTTCCGCGGCAGATCCCTCCGGGGGCTCAAGAGCCACCAGATCACCCGCCTCGGCATCGCCCGCACCTTTCAGAACATCCGCCTTTTTCAAGATATGACCGCCTTCGAAAACATCCTGGTCGGTCGGCACTGCCGGATGCAGGCGGGCGTCTGGGGGGCCCTCAGCCGCGACCAGCGCACCCGGCGCGAAGAAAGAGACCATGCCTCCTCCTCCATCCGGATCCTGAAACTCCTCGGTCTGGAAACCATTCAAAACACACCCGCCAGAAACCTCGCCTACGGCGCCCAACGCCGCCTGGAGATCGGGCGCGCACTGGCTACGGACCCGAAGCTGCTGCTGCTGGATGAACCGACCGCCGGCATGAATCCCAGCGAAACCGCCGAGTTGACAGCTCTCATCCGGACCCTGCGGGACAAGCTCGACCTCACGATCCTACTGATCGAACACGACATGCGCGTGGTCATGGGGCTCTCGGATCGCGTCATCGTTTTGGACCACGGGGTCCGCATCGCTGAAGGCCCTCCCTGCGCCGTACAGAATCACCCCCGTGTGATCGAGGCCTATCTCGGAAGGCGCGGGATGACCGCTACACCACCCGCCTCCCCATCCCAAGAGGCCCCGCCGCACCCATGA
- the livF gene encoding leucine/isoleucine/valine transporter subunit; ATP-binding component of ABC superfamily (Evidence 2a : Function from experimental evidences in other organisms; PubMedId : 14702302, 2195019; Product type t : transporter), translating to MNQRPPLLDVDGVHSYYGRIRALRGVSLKVHEGDLITLIGNNGAGKTTLLNTVSGLLRPGKGRIFFEERRLDGLPPHKIVKAGIAQVPEGRKIFGRLSVLENLDLGAFIRRDRSAVKEDMARLFELFPRLYERRHQTAGTLSGGEQQMLAMGRALMTRPRLLLLDEPSMGLAPLLVETIFDTISMINHQGCSILLVEQNANMALEITSRGYVIQNGEIVLEDRSTNLRGNDWVQRLYLGGELGL from the coding sequence ATGAACCAGCGTCCTCCACTCCTGGACGTCGACGGCGTCCACTCCTATTACGGCCGGATCCGTGCACTGAGAGGCGTGAGCCTGAAGGTGCACGAGGGCGACCTGATCACCCTCATCGGGAACAACGGCGCCGGAAAAACCACCCTCCTGAACACCGTCTCAGGGCTCCTCAGACCCGGCAAGGGCCGCATCTTTTTTGAAGAAAGGCGGCTCGACGGCCTGCCTCCCCACAAGATCGTAAAGGCCGGCATTGCCCAGGTGCCCGAAGGCCGAAAGATTTTCGGCCGCTTGAGCGTTCTCGAAAACTTGGACCTCGGCGCCTTCATCCGGCGCGACCGGTCTGCCGTGAAGGAAGACATGGCCCGCCTGTTCGAGCTCTTTCCGCGCCTTTACGAAAGGCGCCATCAGACAGCCGGGACCCTGTCCGGCGGGGAACAGCAGATGCTCGCCATGGGGAGGGCTTTGATGACGCGACCGAGGCTTCTGCTCCTCGACGAGCCCTCTATGGGCCTGGCCCCGTTGCTGGTCGAGACCATTTTCGACACCATCTCCATGATCAACCACCAGGGATGCAGCATCCTGCTGGTGGAGCAGAATGCGAACATGGCCCTCGAGATCACCTCCCGGGGCTACGTCATCCAGAACGGCGAGATCGTCCTGGAGGACCGATCCACCAACCTTCGCGGCAACGATTGGGTCCAGCGGCTCTATCTGGGAGGGGAACTCGGCCTGTGA
- a CDS encoding hypothetical protein (Evidence 5 : Unknown function): MLDRSKVVEFVSEENREPDEAVFDILVRPQQVDDSL; encoded by the coding sequence GTGTTGGACCGCAGCAAAGTCGTTGAGTTTGTGAGCGAAGAAAACAGGGAGCCAGATGAAGCCGTTTTTGACATATTGGTGCGGCCTCAGCAGGTGGACGATAGCCTTTGA
- the btrV gene encoding putative anti-sigma factor antagonist BtrV (Evidence 3 : Putative function from multiple computational evidences) — translation MEIRIDKNDQDVVVSIIGRMDAVTAPDFDQEIEKKISEGEKRFVVDLSQLEYISSAGLRSMLSMAKKLKQNQGTLALCGLKGVVKEVFDVSGFSSIFSICEDVQKARKAL, via the coding sequence ATGGAGATCCGCATCGACAAAAATGACCAGGATGTCGTCGTTTCTATCATCGGCCGCATGGATGCCGTCACAGCGCCTGATTTTGACCAGGAAATCGAAAAAAAGATCTCCGAGGGGGAGAAACGCTTTGTCGTCGATCTTTCCCAACTCGAATACATCAGCAGCGCCGGCCTGCGCAGCATGCTGTCCATGGCGAAGAAGCTGAAGCAAAACCAGGGGACTCTTGCACTGTGCGGGCTCAAAGGCGTCGTCAAGGAGGTCTTCGACGTCTCCGGATTCAGTTCCATTTTCAGTATCTGCGAAGACGTCCAGAAGGCCAGGAAGGCGCTCTGA